Sequence from the Ascaphus truei isolate aAscTru1 chromosome 3, aAscTru1.hap1, whole genome shotgun sequence genome:
ggtcGCAATCAGCTAGATAGTCAATGGTAGCCGATAGCtccttcgggtctgggctagcagagtgagcccttaggttATATAGTTTAGAGTAAAATTTAGTAACGTCTTTTGAGAGCAAGATTTTTTTAAGTCGTAAAACCGTCAACCTAGAAGCTGACTTACAACAGGGGTGAAGAAACAACGACAAAGCCctggtctgtggagccattccacgaatCTAGCAGCATATCCTCACATTTAAAGTAACAGGTTTACATTAACTTTATCACTGAATaatcactgttttaaacacataaTCACGATTAATAGAGCGCAGTTCACTCTTTGTTTCTATTACAACAGGGGTGGACTTaagttgtttcaatggggaaaaattaGTACATAAGTCTTAGCagggtattatgaaaatcagaattcaacagaggtgtgtttgagACCAAACACgtgaatttttatatttttacatcAGTGACCTCTCTGGTGGAAAACCCTAACATATTGTAATGTACTATATAGCGATTTCTATTttttcctgttattttaagaaactgttctgcatttactgtagctgttgtgacagagtcactgactcagtaagctggaatggaggatgtgtgtactttccagcactaaaccagttaacctacagttggagatcagcatacacctgcagcctaattaaacaggagACCTGAGAGACTGctggtttaaaagcaggaagtgactcaCACACAAGGAGAGCTTgttttttccccaggagggtggaAAGaattctcccggctaggaagccgtagctgctgctgctgctctggtcccccagtcctgcgaggagctatgctgctgggaccagctgggaccccaacccaggataaagataaagatagcTGCGAGCTGgatacagcctgctccccggaaccgtgttagtgtttgctgttggagctgcattacagataagactttattatgatACTTATTGGTGATACTTTgagtagcatatgttttgggcataaccagattagctggctgacctggtagtaagggctcaagaagtgagttagtttccctaacgggaataggctttaatttctaggatgtagttttttaaagggacagtgcacccgtactttatttttgCTGTGGCTAATGAACCTCTATAGTTTTACGTTTCCCAACATGTCtagtgtcttactgaccccgccgcgaggccatcctgccacactgtacagtatgttcttgtaatgatctttttctgtaatctgaagcattgtatttttatatatatatgaagcccTTGGACCCCCACCCTAGTTGAGATTTGGTCTGCTACTCCATATtatgtggtggtgcatacctgtgaggtaacaagaAGGCTGAGTGATCCgcagtgttgtggggagaacaggacagggtttacagggtaccttatttGTGGCTGCAGcgtccatactgacacctttctttgtTCTTAGACAGTGAATAACTCTCATAGATGGAACAATGGTGTTTATTGCATGCTCAGGTACATATCTTTCCTTGCTTCCCCTACTGGTAGGGCTGGAGTCCCACACCAGGCCTTCTGCATGGTTCTCCTCCTGAGGCCTCCTTGTGAAACCCAGGGTAGCTGTTACtcactgcacagggggaggaaagagacatccACTTTTGtgagagtgccagtatttataccctttggGTTGATTGTAACGCTGCCCCTAACAAGAAAGATCTGGATACTGACAGGTCATCACATCCTGTATGTGATCCAAATGgtatccacccctcaggctgacactctctggctgttgctaggacCGGCCTTAGTTACATCAAATGTATCTAAgactgcaaaagcacacaaggcctttctgaaggaataAACCCATTCAGtccctgcacctaacaggacttacactggtagggcccaggaaaataacTAGCGGCCGGAGCCTATGCTAcatatattaaacaattctttaataagtaatgctttggggctcAATTAACTGATgcatgctctggagagagtatttacatttttagacacattttgctacaacagattgttTTGTGTTaactgcatagttttttctataatattaagggacctgagaccctggcagatatattaattaCATAGTTTACATAAATTCTCGgttggtggcagtggatagacgtgtgtattaaccctggttgcatatataagtcacgtgctcacttgtgtgctgtttgtgacagatggtatattgggacgaatTTAGctgagatattgttcatttgattGACTTTTGCGATAGTCAACATCACGTGCTCATAGGTGTGTCGTACTTGACAATCAGCAAGAGATTTTTTTTATAGGTGTATTCTATGCAGGGTTTTCAAAATCTCACATGTTTCTTCTTCATGTCTATTGAAGCATGTGTACTAAAAGTTAAGTGTGTCACATACTCTTGACATTGTACACTGTAAGGTCTCTGGTGGTTCTATCCTAAAGTGATTGCAAAAGAGTGCCACTTTATTATATATTTGCGCAACACTTCGTCCCTAATCCCATAAATGAAAGGACTGAGAAACCGAGGCAGACACATCAATAGGAGAAAGTTGGTTATAggaaaaaaagcaaaataatCTTTGAGGTATGTCTCCGTAAAATGAGATGTGAAAGCGGACATGCATAAAAGGAGCTGGAAAGCGTGGAGTATGACTGTTTTCCCAGCCTTAAAAGCAGATGATTTGTTTGAACTAAGCTTCCGTGCAATCAGCATGATCCTGATGTACGTGTACACGATTATCAGTCCCACCATGGTAAAGCTGAAGATGATGGTGATGTATCTCATGTTGTTTTGCATTGGGGTCTTTATCAACATTGGCCGGCCACAAATCCCACTGAGAGAGAAATACTTTGTCTCAACTGAGGAGCTCAGGGCAATGAAATCAGCAACACAAGGGCTGAATCCCACGGCCCATATGATTGCAATGGCAGCATGAGATCTCTGTGGGGTGCAAAGCTGTGCATGTCTTAGTGGGTAGCAAATGGCTACATAGCGTTCAAGAGACATGACTGCCAGGTAATAGGGGGTGGCCATAAAGGAAGTTAAGGATAGAATCACTAAGACAATGCATAATGGCACAGGGAGGTTTATCACGTATATGTTAAACACCACCAGAAAAAACCCCAGGACGAGATACAGTGTGTCATTAATGAGCATATAGACAAAAAGGACATAGCGAGTGTTCTCTCGAATATGAGCTGTGGTAAAGTAGACACTGAGTATAATTGTAAGGAAGTACAAGAAGATGCAGAAGCAGAGGACCAACAAGATTAGATAAGCCATCCTCAGACTCTCAATGTTCTTGTTGCTAtcgacggacacttgggtgataTTGCTGTGCAGAGCCGTAGAGTTCGCCATTTGCTGAATGACTGCGGCTGAGTTTTCTTGAGGTTTTCAAActtataacaaaaaaacaaacaaaaataagattATGATCAGCGTAGAACCCGAAATCTATTCCAAAAGCGTGAACGTGTTGCAACATCTTATTTTGTTATTGCTCGGTTTttcattttaaaaacaaaatccaTACTGTACTTGCagtaaataattaaaaagcaaaGACAGCTGAAAATAGTCTTCAATGAAAAGGACTAATCTGATTTGTACAGACAGTCACATTATAAAGGGCAATAAAATGTCCTTTTCTTGCCATTTTACGCTTTTTGGATAATGAGAAGAGCTGGACAGGAGATGTTTACTCCATATTCAATATGGTAAGAAGTTAACAACATGAATGGTGCATCAAAATTCCCCTGAGTGGAAGTTGATGCATCCTTAACTTTACACCAACAATACCTCTCAGTAGCCCAGATACATGCACCTCTGTTAAAACTGAGTTTATATCGCACCGATAACATTTTATGATGGAATTAATCAAGATTGAGGTACTATTAAACCAGGTGCACGAAGTCACGATGTGGGAATGAACGTGACCATTAATAATGTGTTAATCACTGCATCTTGATCACtataataatatttatatcatagctttttgtaatatatattattacagaACCCTACGGTAGAAATAACATGAACCcatttgatgcctgtggttaccaaggtTAACCCCTACCGCATCCCCCAgaatgcctaaccacccacccaggtgCAACTATCCCAATCATTGATCCCCCTACTTCCCCTCAAATAAACCTCCTGCCCCCCTATAGACTAATATCCAAtaaccctattagccaaatgtggctaatcgTGCTCATGGCCACTAAAAAAACATCATAAAACACGTATTAAAAAAAGGCCAttaattgtcactgtggctacctaggccatCTCAATGGGGatctagatagccacattggtaaGAAATGGTAACGTAATAAAAAATAGGATACATTATCGATATTAAAAcacactacctaccccccttcCAACCATTCTTGCAATCACTGAAACCTGGTTAAATGATAGTAACACCGCCCTGTACAAAATTATCCCACAAGACCATAAAACCTATGCCAACAGCAGCACATCAGGGTACAGAGGGGGCATACCCAGTGCCGTCTTAATGCATggacacgctgggcagttgcccaggggccccacgagcataggagccccatgctaatctatgcacagaccagaatttaacacaaattttccgatcacccgcctcaacatttaaatctcccgctaactcggtagaaggagaaaaattacgacttgtagcggagggTTGGGATGTCTGCATTTGCGAGATAAATTttgccgtttttattgcttgcaatgttacagtatgtgagtggttgtgtaggcagggcccagtacactgctttgcccgggggcctataatgctgttaagatggccctgggcATACCCAGGGTTTATAAAGAAAATATTAAATGTACTGTCACCAAAAGAAACACTTTTCTTTCTTTTGAGAATCTTACCATTAAAATTTAACTAGATAATTGTACAAACGTCTCTGACACTGTCATATTCTGACCTCTGGGACCTTTCAGTACATTTCTGATCGACATACAGAAAGTAGCCACAAAGCAAATCACTCCAACCAACAAAAATATCCTCTGGAGGTGAATTCCACTCTtacagatgcagctgccgttatccgatcatttacCGAATTGGTTTTCGAGATTTCCCCGAATTTCTCACAAACTTTGCcacagcagactaatggcccaacagattaacacagcaggggtcccataTCTAAATGGCTCAAGACTTGGCTCTTCGAAATCGCCTTTCCAAACCCTGATTGATTATTTGCTCCACCTTTGGAGTTTTCAATGGGTGCATCGGAGCAGGGTTTGCTCTGTGTATGCGATATTCAAAACAATGAGATAGAAACCTCAGTGGCTAATAAAGCACAATGCTTTACTAAGCACAAAGATAATCAAGAGGTTAACCGCTCCCATCCCCACCCCCTGGGTGGCCTATGCACCCATCCCGGGGCAACTACTTTGTTTATTATgtgatttaaaaaatgtatttcctttcaaatgtttttatttaaaacaaaattatCGCAAAAGCTCTATtacccacatttggctaatagggttaTTGCCAATTAGTCAAGTTGGGGGATGGgtagtttttttttgggggggggggggtgagggcggGGGGTAAGTGATGGGTGTTGTTGCCTGAGAGTGGTTGATTAGGCCACCCAGGCGTGGTTGTCGGGGCTTGGAAGAGCAGTGCTAGTAGAGAGAAcctcatctcctaaaacctcttgctcctactctaatccctatgctcatacatattttcaactcctccctctactctggtacatttCCCTCCTCTTTCATACATGcagcagtcataccattactcagaaacagcaagcttgaccctacctgtctctctagcTATCAtactgtctctctcctgccttttgtctctaAAATCCTTGCACACcctgtattctctcgcttgttccattttctcaccactgattctctcctagacactctacaatctggcttccgcactgctcactccactgaaacagccctcacttaaataactaatgacctccatgcttctaaagacagaggtcattatactctgcacatattactcgacttctctgcagcctttgataatgtggatcaccctcttctccttcacattcgccATAcacttggtatccgtaacaaagttctatcctggatctcctcttacctctctcattgtactttcagtgactcttttgccaacacctcctactcctctatcgatctctctgcgggggtacccagggctctgtcctcggacctcttctcttttctctgtgcacactctttaggtgaccttaccacatctcttgggttcaaatataacCTCTATGCAGATGGCATACACATTtaattttcaacccctgaccttacacttgctgtaaagaccagtttctgaatgtctctctgccatatcatcctggatgggccCACGCCTACTCAAACTTAACTTCTCAAGAATGGAGCTtgtcatatttcctcccaaaccttgtCCTACAACCTCCTTCTGCATTACTcttggaagcactatcatacagtatacccagtatcacaagcatgctgcctagcgtcatatttgactcctctcttacattctcctctcatattcaataTGTAACCAAATCTTGTTGCTTTTGTCCTCCGTAATATTACAAAGGTAcaccttttcctctgttgctctactgctaaaactctgacacaggcactCAGTCTCTCCCGTCTCCactactgtaacttcctgctgtccagccttcctgcctcccacctgtctcccttacaatctatcctaaacgctgctgccaaaatcactctactctttcctaaatctgtctcagcgcctcccctgctgaaaatCCTCTCCTGCCtgcctatcaaatcccgtatcacacactcaattctcctcaatTTTAAAGCATTACACTCTTCTTTctatccttatatctcagccctaatttctgccTATACACCATCATGActcgttctgctcaaggatgtcttctctctaccccctttgtatctaatgccctctcccgccttaaacctttctcactgacttccccacacctctggaatgcccttcccctcaatatccaaccagcacctctctatccacctttaagacatatCTTAAATctcacctccttaacgaagcatttgGGAAGGTACGTGGCTGGTACTATATacttcatacatcgaccttggccccttgcagacgcacttaccagaacaccttcctactgtctctgtacattcttccagttaccaattggattgtaagctcttcggaacagggactcctttttctaatgttaattttacagtatgtttgaagcgcttattcccattatgtgttatttgtattatttgttatttatatttttatgtaacatgtattactgcagtgaagcgctatttacattaatggtgcaatataaataaaggcaaactgtgacggtgctcgtctcaaatcaggaagcagacccgcagggctgaggtaggaatgcagaataaccgacTAGAGCCCAGCGACAGAGTCCTATAGGAGTATACGTAGTCGGTAGGCAGACAGTCAGGGCTGGCGTCAGTGGTTCAGagtccaggcgacaggcaaaTGGTCAGGGCAGGTGAAAGGCAGCGAGGTTGGGGTCACGgtcagggtcagcaacagggattccaaataggcaAAAGTGTAATGCGTGACAGCAAAGATCAAacggagctgcagcaaacagaatTTTGCTCGGCGTCTCCCACCAGGAAcagcagccttatatagcaggctgccagtacacaAAATGGAAGgtttgagcagaaagggcaggcagtCTGGAAATCCTGAACTGGCAGTAAAACACGGCATGGATCGAGCAAAATCCTTACAAAGATATGCCTCCCTGGCATTGGTCCCGTCGTGTGGGAGGGTTTAGTGAGCTGTGTCGGCtatgttgtggttggcacagCCACATACATATGGACTACATGAAAAGCAGCGGCCATCTTGAGGTTGGCGCTGCAAGATGAGGAGATCCTGTCATTCAGGATATCCTCCGCTGACTGGAGATGGTGTATCAGTCCAGACGGAGCAGGCGTAGGGAGAGGTAGCCTCTGGACTAGGCCATACACGTTCCCATAGGCCCCAGTTAGTTTCCGCTACACTGGCTGGAGCGCCTCGCATCAAAAGGGCTACTGGGTGTGATGGTAGTGATCCCATCAGCCGTTGTTTGAACCGGTACTGATCCACCACTGCGGCCAAAATTATTTTCTTAGAGATCAGTGTCCAAAGGGACAGTTGGAGCCTGCGTGCAAATGCAGATAATGCTTCTCCCTCCTTTTGGCGGAAAACCTTAATCTGAGCCAGGAGCCCATCCTCGTCGCCTTTGCTGGTATAAGATTGGGTTAAGAGTTCCACTAACTCGTGAGCGGTAACGTCACCATCTGTGTCTCGGTGTATCCGTACAAGTTGCGAGGCCGGGGATAGGAGGCATTCGGCCAGCCTCTGTCTCTGGACGGCCTCTGAGCAAGAAAACTCATCTAGAACGCGGAGAGTGTGTTCCCTCCAAGCCTCGAACTCTTCTTCTCCTAAAGGCGTGGGTACTATCCCGGAGAAGGCCTTGAGATTTCTGTAATTCTGCGACTGTGAAGACATATTAAGGGCCTACAGTAGTTGCGGTAAGGTTAATCCCAGTGCGGAGCCGCCACTTGATAAGCGACCATCATTTCCAGCCCTTGGACTAGGGATGGGTGTCTGTGGGGTACTCCCGGCCCAGCTGAGGGCCCCAAGTGCGGCACTTGGGGTGAAGGTTACACGGGGTACAGGTACGTCTACCCTGTTGGGGGTACTGGAGATTGGTGCAGGAGTCGGCCATCCCCCGAGGAGATGGGGGACGTTGCGGCTTGAGAGGGGGCCTCTGAGGAgaatcatgagatgaacattttCCAGATCTCTATTAACTAAGGATATATGAGCGGGTAGCCTTCGGGCGGGGCCTCTGGTGTATGGAGAGCCTGTGGAGCATCTCAATGGCATATTTCTTGACCCGACGTTAGTAATATCGTGCTCTACCGATATGTGGTATGAAATTCGCGCCTTCTAATCCATGCATTGCTTAGACCGAGAAAGTCGTTTTAGGTGGTCCCTGATCCCTGTTTGGAACATGAGAGCGGGGACATTCCCCACTGCAACCGTGGCTGGGTGGTTCTTTGACCTtaaaggcccaggcatggacctCCTGTCTTGAGGGCACCAGCATGTTGGAGAATTAGATTGACTTAATTTGgactgaatagggcaccccaggtctgagctctcagcagcgcctccaattgtagcacaattttccccaccccctgggagatatggcggctactgtgtgttatggtgcgttacctgtggctcacaggagggctgagcctccACTGCTTGGAGCCTGGGATGTGTCTGATTCGTCTGGTGACattgcctccacctgtacgggatcctactatgtgggataaccccgttacaggaccttatgcaataaaacacacactgctAAGAGTAACAGTTTTGCTGTATGCAATAGAACAAACACAATGTACAATTCTTCTACCAACTAGGCCACGCACGAACGTACCCTCAGCACCTTCCCACATCATGTCCACACCTGGATAGATAGATAGTCCCCCAAAGTcctgaggggcccttgggcacccaaccaccctggtgtccatgaATAAAACACCAGAGCAAAATCGCTCAAAATTCTGGTGCTATAAAGTAATCACCAGTCTCTTGAAGAACAGAGGAACAGTTCTGTTGTATATGGTATAAATTTTGCTCTCAATGAGAGTCAGTTACTCACGGCTGGGGGATTAGGCTGGTCAGTAGAGAAAGTCATGCTGTTTTGGATCCTGTGGGTCCGTTGATCAACCGCTCCGCGTGTCCTGACTGGATGCAAACTTCGAATGGCTTGTCACTTGTTGCACCAATGATGTCGAATGCAGGGTCTCAGTACCCCCCACGCCGTGTATCACTCCATTGGTAGCGGTCTCTGCAGTTCAGCGTCTCCGCCTGCAGAGAGTCTTGATGGGATTCCCAGCCTTTCCTCACTGATAGCCTGACGTCACCTCTTGCCGGGTAGATAATAATGTGCTAGTATGGCAGCCTGCATTCCCAAACAGCATGTAGATGATCTTCTGTTCTTCGTGCTGCCTGGTGTGTGGAAACCAGCATGCAACAACTCCCATCCAGGAAAAGCCGGGGCACAGCATCAATCGTTGGATAAGTAATTCAAAAGGGTTTATTCAtattaaaaacatggacaaaaaacaaagtactgatacagtcactctaacgcgtttcacacgcagggtgctttatcaaagagtaactggtGCCTTCTGAATAACTTTCTTATAGCACCTCCCTGAAGCCTCCTTCAGACTTCGTCCAATCACACAAATAATTGTGATCTCTTCCAGGTGGTAGTATGTAAATGAAGGGGAGTGTGTTGTAAGAAAAGCCtgatttgttttaattttttattattgttgtcTGTGTATAAATGTATGATTATAGAGATATGTTTGATCTCTCTATGTTTGCACTTTTGATTGTTTACCAAGTTTGTTCACTGATGGCTTTCTTACAGCACACTCCCCTTTATTTACATACTACCACCTGGAAGAGATCACAATTATTTGTGTGATTGGAAGAAGTATGAAGGAGACTTCAGGGAGGTGCTATAAAAACGTTATTCAGAAGTCAcctgttactctttgataaagcaccctgcgtgtgaaacgcgttagagtgactGTATTAGTACTTTGTTTTTCTCCATGTTATTAATATGAATAAACCCTTTTGAATGACTTATCCCACGATTGATGCTGTGCCCCAGTTTTTTC
This genomic interval carries:
- the LOC142491190 gene encoding odorant receptor 131-2-like gives rise to the protein MANSTALHSNITQVSVDSNKNIESLRMAYLILLVLCFCIFLYFLTIILSVYFTTAHIRENTRYVLFVYMLINDTLYLVLGFFLVVFNIYVINLPVPLCIVLVILSLTSFMATPYYLAVMSLERYVAICYPLRHAQLCTPQRSHAAIAIIWAVGFSPCVADFIALSSSVETKYFSLSGICGRPMLIKTPMQNNMRYITIIFSFTMVGLIIVYTYIRIMLIARKLSSNKSSAFKAGKTVILHAFQLLLCMSAFTSHFTETYLKDYFAFFPITNFLLLMCLPRFLSPFIYGIRDEVLRKYIIKWHSFAITLG